A section of the Chryseobacterium scophthalmum genome encodes:
- a CDS encoding TonB-dependent receptor plug domain-containing protein: MKRILFSAVFLSSFCFAQETDSLDLNKTQKTDSVKISEKKEIKTKDIDDVVITGTIKPISKSKSPVAVEIYSQEFFQKNPTPNVFEAIAMVNGVKPQLNCSVCNTGDIHINGLEGPYTMILIDGMPIVSSLSTVYGLSGIPNSLIDRIEVVKGPASSLYGSEAMGGVINIITKNALTAPKLSVDLMTTSWAENNVDLSTKFNVSEKIASLLSLNYFNSTKRFDENKDNFTDAALQNRISIFNKWNFKRKENRQASFALRYLYEDRFGGEMQWNKSYRGSDEVYGESIYTNRVEAFGAYQWPMKENIVTQFSYNFHDQNSFYGINPFEATQKVAFAQTYWDKKFGNHDLILGVTFKRTFYDDNTPGTLSSDGLTNEPMKSPILGAFIQDQWEINDKNTLLLGYRFDYDKIHHAVHSPRFAWKFSPNPYHTLRFNFGTGFRVVNLFTEDHAALTGSRDVVIQSNLKPEKSVNGNLNYVWKIPVGDKLINLDASAFYTYFSNKIVGDFDTDPEKIIYDNLNGYGISRGASMNVDYSFNFPLSVNLGVTYLDVYQKFDGETEKSQQLHAPKWSGTYNLTYKFPSNLTIDFTGQFYGPMRLPVLPNDYRPEYSPFYNLANIQVSKSFKSGFEVYCGIKNLFNFTPKDPLMRPFDPFDKNVDDPISNPNRYTFDTTYGYAPMQKIRGFLGVKYILK; encoded by the coding sequence ATGAAGCGAATATTATTTTCTGCAGTTTTTTTATCGTCATTTTGTTTCGCTCAGGAAACAGACAGTTTAGATTTAAATAAAACTCAAAAAACCGATTCTGTTAAGATTTCTGAGAAAAAAGAAATCAAAACAAAAGATATCGACGATGTTGTCATTACCGGAACAATAAAGCCAATTAGTAAATCGAAAAGCCCGGTTGCAGTAGAGATTTACAGTCAGGAATTTTTCCAAAAAAATCCGACTCCGAATGTTTTTGAAGCAATTGCGATGGTAAATGGTGTAAAACCTCAGTTGAATTGTTCGGTTTGTAATACGGGAGATATTCACATCAACGGTTTGGAAGGACCTTATACGATGATTTTGATTGACGGAATGCCAATTGTGAGTTCACTTTCCACCGTATATGGTTTGAGCGGAATTCCGAATAGTTTGATTGACAGAATTGAAGTAGTAAAAGGTCCGGCTTCGTCACTTTACGGTTCTGAAGCAATGGGTGGAGTCATCAATATTATCACAAAAAATGCTTTGACAGCTCCCAAATTGAGTGTCGACTTAATGACAACGAGTTGGGCAGAAAATAATGTCGATTTGTCTACGAAATTTAACGTATCTGAAAAAATAGCTTCACTTTTAAGTTTAAATTATTTTAATTCGACCAAAAGATTCGACGAAAATAAAGACAATTTCACCGATGCAGCGTTACAAAACAGAATTTCAATTTTCAATAAATGGAATTTCAAAAGAAAAGAAAACCGACAAGCGAGTTTTGCGTTAAGGTATTTGTATGAAGACCGTTTTGGAGGAGAAATGCAGTGGAATAAGTCGTATCGTGGAAGCGATGAGGTTTATGGTGAAAGCATTTATACCAATCGGGTAGAAGCTTTTGGAGCCTATCAATGGCCGATGAAAGAAAATATTGTGACGCAGTTTTCTTACAATTTTCATGACCAGAATTCTTTTTATGGAATCAATCCTTTTGAAGCGACTCAAAAAGTAGCTTTTGCACAAACGTATTGGGATAAAAAATTTGGAAATCATGATTTGATTTTGGGGGTAACTTTCAAAAGAACTTTTTATGATGACAACACTCCCGGAACTTTATCCAGTGACGGATTGACAAATGAGCCAATGAAATCACCAATTTTAGGCGCTTTTATTCAGGACCAATGGGAAATAAATGATAAAAATACTTTGTTATTGGGGTACCGATTTGATTACGATAAAATACATCATGCTGTACATTCACCGCGTTTTGCATGGAAGTTTTCCCCGAATCCTTATCATACTTTACGCTTTAATTTCGGGACAGGTTTCAGAGTTGTGAATTTATTTACAGAAGACCATGCAGCGTTGACGGGCTCTCGGGATGTTGTGATTCAGTCTAATTTAAAACCCGAAAAATCGGTTAATGGAAACCTGAATTATGTCTGGAAAATTCCTGTTGGTGACAAGTTGATTAATTTGGATGCTTCAGCGTTTTATACTTATTTCAGCAATAAAATTGTCGGCGATTTTGATACGGATCCTGAGAAAATTATTTATGATAACCTTAATGGTTACGGAATTTCAAGAGGTGCTTCAATGAATGTGGATTATAGTTTTAATTTTCCTTTAAGTGTGAATCTTGGTGTCACCTATTTGGATGTGTATCAAAAATTTGATGGCGAAACTGAAAAATCCCAACAACTTCATGCCCCAAAATGGAGTGGAACATATAATCTAACATATAAATTTCCCAGTAATTTGACGATAGATTTTACAGGACAATTTTACGGACCGATGCGATTGCCGGTTTTACCGAATGATTACCGACCGGAATATTCTCCGTTTTATAATCTTGCGAATATTCAGGTTTCGAAAAGCTTCAAATCTGGATTTGAAGTGTATTGCGGAATAAAAAATCTATTCAATTTCACCCCAAAAGATCCTTTGATGCGACCGTTTGACCCGTTTGATAAAAATGTTGACGACCCAATCTCTAATCCGAATCGATATACCTTTGATACGACGTACGGATATGCTCCAATGCAGAAAATCAGAGGTTTTTTAGGCGTGAAATATATTTTAAAGTAA
- a CDS encoding quinone oxidoreductase family protein, with protein MKVVILNKNLQLEDGFVEKPQPKSNEVLIQIKASGFNPIDYQMLENELERKLINSPILGRELSGIIVNKGNDVNQFNIGDEVFCGSGSMGSNGTYAEFIAVPEAIVALKPKNISFEQAAAIPSVGMTALQIFNRLKLNQNDSVFITGAVGGVGSFLIKLLLAHNFSNITATVGTEENRNILLKMGLKNHQIINYKNENLVENILNANNDHFFDVGIDLVGNYMSEITAEVLQINGTYVDVTALTNKQSRETFFNKGNIIMNISNYAYAMTQNYQYYQNSLNEISRLIENEIITPPNYKHLGSLSLETVLKAHSMLKNNQTQGNKLIMTHE; from the coding sequence ATGAAAGTTGTTATTTTAAATAAAAATTTACAATTGGAAGATGGCTTTGTCGAAAAACCTCAACCAAAAAGTAACGAAGTTTTAATACAAATTAAAGCAAGCGGTTTCAATCCGATCGATTATCAAATGCTGGAAAACGAGTTGGAAAGAAAGCTCATCAACTCCCCGATTTTAGGACGTGAACTTTCAGGAATCATTGTCAACAAAGGCAATGATGTTAATCAATTCAATATTGGAGATGAAGTTTTTTGCGGAAGTGGTTCTATGGGAAGCAACGGAACTTATGCAGAATTTATCGCTGTTCCGGAAGCAATTGTAGCCTTGAAACCTAAAAATATTTCTTTTGAACAGGCAGCTGCAATTCCGTCAGTTGGAATGACCGCTTTACAGATTTTTAATCGTTTAAAGCTTAACCAAAATGATTCTGTATTCATTACAGGAGCCGTTGGCGGTGTTGGATCTTTTTTAATTAAACTTTTATTGGCTCATAATTTCAGCAATATAACTGCAACGGTCGGAACTGAAGAAAACAGAAACATTCTATTGAAAATGGGATTGAAAAACCATCAAATAATTAATTATAAAAATGAAAATCTGGTCGAAAATATTCTCAATGCCAATAACGATCATTTTTTTGATGTTGGAATTGACCTGGTTGGAAATTATATGTCAGAAATAACCGCAGAAGTTCTACAGATCAATGGAACTTATGTAGATGTAACGGCTTTAACTAATAAACAATCGCGCGAAACGTTTTTCAATAAAGGAAATATAATCATGAATATTTCGAATTATGCATATGCAATGACCCAAAATTATCAATATTACCAAAACAGTTTAAATGAAATTTCAAGATTGATTGAAAACGAAATCATCACTCCTCCTAATTATAAACATCTAGGAAGTCTTTCTCTGGAAACGGTTTTGAAAGCTCATTCGATGCTAAAAAACAATCAAACCCAAGGAAATAAATTAATAATGACTCATGAATAA
- the hppD gene encoding 4-hydroxyphenylpyruvate dioxygenase, translating to MSTLTFAEKIAQAENFLPINGTDYIEFYVGNAKQAAHYYKTAFGFQSVAYAGPETGVRDRASYVLQQGKIRLILTTGLKSDSPINEHVKKHGDGVKILALWVDDAYAAFEETTKRGGKPYLEPTTLTDEHGEVRMSGIYTYGETVHMFIERKNYTGPFMPGYEKWESAYQPEEAGLLYVDHCVGNVDWDRMVPTVEWYEKVMGFVNILSFDDKQINTEYSALMSKVMSNGNGFAKFPINEPAEGKKKSQVEEYLDFYEGEGVQHIAVATKDIIHTVTELKKRGVEFLSAPPEAYYDMVPERVGHIDEDLKKLQDLGILIDHDEEGYLLQIFTKPVEDRPTLFFEIIERHGAQSFGAGNFKALFEALEREQEKRGNL from the coding sequence ATGTCAACACTTACATTTGCCGAAAAAATTGCTCAAGCTGAGAATTTTTTACCAATTAATGGTACAGATTACATCGAATTTTATGTAGGAAACGCTAAGCAAGCGGCTCATTATTATAAAACAGCATTTGGATTTCAGTCTGTTGCTTATGCAGGTCCTGAAACAGGAGTAAGAGATCGTGCATCTTATGTTCTACAGCAAGGAAAAATCAGATTGATTCTTACAACAGGTTTAAAGTCTGATTCTCCGATTAATGAGCATGTAAAAAAACACGGTGATGGTGTTAAAATTTTGGCACTTTGGGTAGATGATGCGTATGCAGCTTTTGAAGAAACTACTAAAAGAGGTGGAAAACCATATTTAGAGCCTACAACATTAACTGACGAACACGGTGAAGTAAGAATGTCCGGAATTTACACGTACGGAGAAACTGTTCACATGTTTATCGAAAGAAAAAATTATACAGGTCCTTTCATGCCTGGTTACGAAAAATGGGAAAGTGCTTACCAACCGGAAGAAGCTGGTCTATTATACGTTGACCACTGTGTAGGAAATGTAGACTGGGACAGAATGGTTCCTACCGTAGAATGGTACGAAAAAGTAATGGGATTTGTAAACATCCTTTCTTTTGACGACAAACAGATCAACACAGAATATTCTGCTTTGATGTCTAAAGTAATGTCAAACGGAAACGGTTTTGCAAAATTCCCGATCAACGAGCCTGCGGAAGGTAAAAAGAAATCTCAGGTTGAAGAATATTTAGATTTCTACGAAGGTGAAGGTGTACAGCACATTGCTGTTGCAACAAAAGATATTATTCATACCGTAACTGAGTTGAAAAAACGTGGCGTAGAGTTCCTTTCTGCTCCACCGGAAGCTTACTACGACATGGTTCCTGAAAGAGTTGGTCACATTGACGAAGATCTTAAAAAACTTCAGGATTTAGGAATTCTTATTGACCACGACGAAGAAGGTTACTTACTTCAGATCTTCACAAAACCAGTAGAAGACCGTCCTACTCTATTCTTCGAAATCATTGAAAGACACGGTGCACAAAGTTTTGGTGCAGGTAACTTCAAAGCATTGTTCGAAGCATTAGAAAGAGAGCAGGAAAAAAGAGGAAATCTTTAA
- a CDS encoding thioredoxin family protein: protein MKNLTIFLFLMLVPSFCLSQMKSGTFSDWEIQQQKEAKPTIIHIYTDWCAICKIESFQLNKDKELVEMINENFDFINFEAEKTKEKIIFQGKEFNYLPNGNSGIHELVLALSKNKNQPVYPLWIILNEDQELVYYHEGQFKPEKMKKKLNEILKL from the coding sequence ATGAAAAACTTAACGATATTTTTATTTTTAATGTTGGTGCCGAGTTTTTGTCTTTCACAGATGAAAAGCGGCACTTTTTCGGATTGGGAAATTCAGCAACAGAAAGAAGCAAAACCTACAATTATTCATATTTATACCGATTGGTGCGCCATCTGCAAAATTGAATCTTTTCAATTAAATAAAGATAAAGAATTGGTTGAAATGATTAATGAGAATTTTGATTTTATCAATTTTGAAGCTGAAAAAACAAAAGAAAAAATTATTTTTCAAGGGAAAGAATTCAATTATTTACCCAATGGAAATTCCGGAATTCATGAATTGGTTTTGGCTTTATCTAAAAATAAAAACCAGCCTGTTTACCCATTGTGGATTATTTTAAATGAAGATCAGGAACTGGTTTATTATCATGAAGGGCAATTCAAACCGGAAAAAATGAAGAAAAAATTAAATGAAATTTTAAAACTTTAA
- a CDS encoding homogentisate 1,2-dioxygenase, with the protein MRYHQSGNIPQKRHTVFKSPEDKFYYEQLFGTEGFHGISSLLYHVHRPTQIKSIGEPKDVAPKIAVDKNVTPRMFKGMNVTPEDDFMDSRKFLLVNNDLKMGLAKPRKSMDYFYKNAECDELLYVHNGSGILKTFVGNLEFSFGDYLIIPRGTIYQVELNSDDTVFFVVESHSPIYTPKRYRNEFGQLLEHSPFCERDIIAPTFVEPKDEKGEFLIKVKKENQITDFIYATHPFDVVGWDGYFYPYKFNIKNFEPITGRIHQPPPVHQTFEAHNFVVCSFCARMYDYHPMAIPAPYNHSNIDSDEVLFYTEGDFMSRNHIDLMDFTLHPGGIVHGPHPGAMERSIGKKFTEEYAVMVDPFRPLKITEEAMKVEDPSYKTSWLESEDHSLEDRSQE; encoded by the coding sequence ATGAGATACCATCAGTCGGGAAATATCCCTCAAAAAAGGCATACAGTTTTCAAATCTCCTGAAGATAAATTTTACTATGAGCAACTTTTCGGAACGGAAGGTTTTCATGGAATTTCTTCTTTGCTGTACCACGTTCATCGCCCTACTCAAATCAAATCGATTGGCGAACCGAAAGATGTAGCCCCGAAAATTGCCGTAGACAAAAACGTAACTCCAAGAATGTTTAAAGGAATGAATGTTACTCCTGAAGACGATTTTATGGACAGCCGAAAGTTTCTTTTGGTGAACAATGACCTGAAAATGGGATTGGCAAAACCGAGAAAATCAATGGATTATTTCTACAAAAACGCTGAGTGTGATGAACTTTTGTACGTTCATAACGGAAGCGGAATTTTGAAAACTTTTGTAGGAAATCTTGAATTTTCTTTTGGCGATTATCTAATTATCCCGAGAGGAACGATTTATCAGGTTGAATTAAATTCTGACGACACCGTATTTTTCGTTGTCGAAAGTCACTCACCGATTTACACGCCAAAAAGATACAGAAACGAATTTGGACAGCTTTTGGAGCATTCTCCGTTCTGTGAAAGAGACATCATCGCCCCTACTTTTGTTGAACCTAAAGATGAAAAAGGAGAATTTTTAATTAAAGTAAAAAAAGAAAACCAGATTACCGATTTCATTTATGCAACGCATCCATTCGATGTTGTAGGTTGGGACGGTTATTTCTATCCTTATAAATTTAATATCAAAAACTTCGAACCAATTACAGGAAGAATCCACCAACCGCCACCAGTTCATCAGACTTTTGAGGCACACAATTTTGTAGTTTGTTCGTTCTGTGCAAGAATGTATGATTATCATCCGATGGCAATTCCTGCACCTTACAATCACTCGAATATTGATTCTGACGAAGTATTATTTTATACAGAAGGTGATTTTATGAGCCGTAATCACATCGACTTAATGGATTTCACCCTTCATCCTGGAGGAATTGTTCACGGACCTCATCCTGGAGCTATGGAAAGAAGTATTGGTAAAAAATTCACTGAAGAATATGCTGTTATGGTTGACCCTTTCCGTCCTTTGAAAATTACTGAAGAAGCGATGAAAGTGGAAGACCCGTCTTACAAAACTTCTTGGCTGGAAAGCGAAGATCACAGTCTGGAAGACCGTTCACAGGAATGA
- a CDS encoding acetyl-CoA hydrolase/transferase family protein gives MYNYISAEEAVYTVKSGNRVFFHGSACTPNHLIDELARQSHRVDNVEIVSITQQGNVEVAKPEYKDKFFVNSLFVSTPVRDAVNSDRGDFVPVFLSEIPILFRKNILPLDVAFITVSPPDKHGFCTLGTSVDVARAAVDTAQTIVAIVNPLMPRTHGDGMIHISKIHKLVWHEEELPTVDYGAKVGPDEMLVGKNVAELIDDKSTLQMGIGTIPDAVLKCLGNHKDLGVHTEMLSDGVIDLIKNDVINNKYKGYHNNKTITSFCFGTKKLYDYVDDNTVFAFNDVSAVNFPINIMRNKKMVAINSAIEIDLTGQVCADSIGTMQYSGIGGQMDFMRGAALSEDGKPIIAITSRTKKGISRIVPFLKQGAGVVTTRGHIHWVVTEYGSVYLYGKNLRQRAQELISIAHPDDREMLERAAYERFKH, from the coding sequence ATGTACAATTATATAAGTGCAGAAGAAGCTGTATATACTGTAAAAAGCGGAAACCGTGTATTCTTTCATGGAAGTGCATGTACTCCGAATCATTTAATTGACGAATTGGCAAGACAGTCGCACCGTGTTGATAATGTAGAAATTGTTTCCATTACACAACAGGGAAATGTAGAAGTTGCAAAACCTGAATACAAAGACAAGTTTTTCGTCAATTCTTTATTTGTTTCCACACCTGTAAGAGATGCCGTAAATTCTGACAGAGGAGATTTTGTTCCTGTTTTTTTAAGTGAAATTCCGATTCTTTTCAGAAAAAATATTTTACCGCTTGATGTAGCATTTATTACAGTTTCTCCGCCCGACAAGCATGGTTTTTGTACATTGGGAACTTCTGTGGATGTTGCAAGAGCCGCAGTTGATACCGCTCAAACCATTGTTGCTATTGTTAATCCTTTAATGCCGAGAACACACGGCGACGGAATGATTCACATCAGTAAAATTCACAAACTGGTTTGGCACGAAGAAGAACTTCCAACTGTTGATTATGGAGCAAAAGTAGGTCCGGACGAAATGTTGGTGGGTAAAAATGTTGCTGAGTTAATTGATGATAAATCTACCCTTCAAATGGGAATTGGAACTATTCCCGATGCCGTTTTAAAATGTTTGGGAAATCACAAAGACCTTGGTGTTCATACTGAAATGTTGAGTGATGGAGTGATTGATTTAATTAAAAATGACGTTATCAACAATAAATATAAAGGTTATCACAATAATAAAACCATTACAAGTTTCTGTTTCGGAACAAAAAAATTGTACGATTACGTAGACGACAATACCGTTTTCGCATTCAATGATGTAAGTGCGGTGAATTTTCCGATCAATATCATGAGAAACAAAAAAATGGTTGCCATTAATTCTGCTATTGAAATTGATTTGACCGGACAAGTTTGTGCTGATTCTATCGGAACAATGCAGTACAGCGGAATCGGTGGACAAATGGATTTCATGAGAGGCGCTGCTTTAAGCGAAGACGGAAAACCGATCATCGCCATCACGTCAAGAACAAAAAAAGGAATTTCCAGAATTGTACCATTCTTAAAACAGGGAGCGGGAGTTGTCACAACAAGAGGTCATATTCATTGGGTAGTAACAGAATACGGAAGCGTTTATTTATATGGAAAAAATCTTCGTCAGAGAGCTCAGGAATTAATCAGTATTGCACATCCTGATGACCGAGAAATGCTGGAAAGAGCAGCTTATGAGAGGTTTAAACATTAA
- a CDS encoding cupin domain-containing protein: MNKIPRRIVTGIENGRSTIIEDQPIENVVEHLPGLIISDIWNTQKMPASLDFETQIPNTGFPQTPKNGTYFRYVSIPPDKDLGVEFKVGEPHPMMHQTQTLDYIIILSGELYLIMEEGEILLKAGDIVIQRGTNHAWSNRSDEACIQLAVLIDAE, translated from the coding sequence ATGAATAAAATACCAAGAAGAATTGTGACAGGAATTGAGAACGGAAGATCAACCATCATCGAAGATCAACCAATTGAAAATGTTGTAGAACATCTTCCTGGCTTGATTATTTCAGACATTTGGAATACTCAGAAAATGCCAGCAAGTTTAGATTTTGAAACTCAAATTCCTAATACCGGATTTCCGCAAACACCTAAAAACGGAACCTATTTCAGATATGTTTCCATTCCGCCTGACAAAGATTTGGGTGTAGAATTCAAAGTTGGAGAACCTCACCCAATGATGCATCAAACTCAGACTTTAGATTATATCATTATACTTTCCGGTGAATTGTATTTGATCATGGAAGAAGGAGAAATACTGTTGAAAGCCGGAGATATTGTTATCCAAAGAGGAACCAATCACGCCTGGAGCAACCGTTCTGACGAAGCTTGTATTCAATTGGCGGTGTTGATTGATGCAGAATAG